A genomic window from Diospyros lotus cultivar Yz01 chromosome 2, ASM1463336v1, whole genome shotgun sequence includes:
- the LOC127795734 gene encoding auxin-responsive protein IAA26-like isoform X1, translated as MEGGPNKLLLDLIDKDREWAIHRDGERSHGSSEEKSLELRLAPPGEDWTTRKGYFSNNTIQNLNTSSGAKRGFAENGWVMNKNGSHSQNHKFSFSETTGWSSLNQANGAPFLHLQSNPQNLPVMAKESSQPCGSKALDLPAEKKAFSPASANPAVPSSSQKRTAPAPVVGWPPIRSFRRNLASSSSSKPINEPQNAVPSKPPTEKPAESFQKGLFVKINMDGVPIGRKVDLKAFDSYEKLSSAVDELFRGLLAVLKFPIDTCSGDANSVVSCRSCLAQKDSSAGGIPNGQEGEKGITGLLDGSGEYTLVYEDNEGDRMLVGDVPWHMFVSTVKRLRVLKSSELSSLRCGSKQEKITVDAGVAP; from the exons ATGGAGGGAGGTCCAAACAAGCTTCTGCTGGATTTGATAGACAAAGACAGAGAATGGGCTATTCACAGAGATGGAGAGAGAAGCCACGGATCTTCAGAGGAGAAAAGCCTTGAGTTGAGGCTTGCTCCACCAGGGGAAGATTGGACCACAAGAAAAGGTTATTTCTCCAACAATACTATCCAAAACCTCAATACTTCCTCTGGAGCAAAGAGAGGATTCGCAGAGAATGGCTGGGTGATGAACAAAAATGGCAGCCATAGCCAAAACCACAAGTTCTCTTTCTCAGAAACCACAGGGTGGTCATCTTTGAATCAGGCAAATGGTGCTCCGTTTCTTCATCTCCAATCAAACCCACAAAACTTGCCTGTTATGGCCAAGGAATCATCACAGCCCTGTGGCTCTAAAGCCTTAGACTTGCCTGCAGAAAAGAAGGCATTTTCACCAGCTTCTGCCAATCCAGCTGTGCCCAGCAGTTCTCAGAAAAG AACTGCCCCTGCTCCAGTAGTGGGATGGCCTCCAATTCGATCATTTCGAAGGAATCTTGCAAGTAGCAGTTCATCCAAGCCTATCAATGAACCGCAAAACGCTGTCCCAAGCAAGCCTCCCACTGAAAAACCAGCTGAAAGCTTCCAGAAGGGTTTATTTGTGAAGATCAATATGGATGGAGTTCCCATTGGAAGGAAAGTGGATCTTAAAGCCTTTGACAGCTACGAAAAGCTCTCCTCTGCTGTTGATGAGCTCTTCAGAGGCCTACTTGCCG TTTTAAAGTTTCCGATTGATACTTGCAGTGGAGATGCTAACTCGGTTGTCTCTTGTCGATCTTGTTTAGCTCAAAAAGATTCCTCAGCCGGTGGAATCCCGAACGGGCAAGAGGGCGAGAAAGGGATCACAGGATTGTTGGATGGAAGCGGGGAATATACCCTCGTTTACGAGGATAACGAAGGAGACAGGATGCTCGTCGGGGATGTGCCATGGCA CATGTTTGTGTCGACTGTGAAACGGCTGCGCGTGTTGAAGAGCTCGGAGCTCTCCTCGTTGCGCT
- the LOC127795734 gene encoding auxin-responsive protein IAA26-like isoform X2: MEGGPNKLLLDLIDKDREWAIHRDGERSHGSSEEKSLELRLAPPGEDWTTRKGYFSNNTIQNLNTSSGAKRGFAENGWVMNKNGSHSQNHKFSFSETTGWSSLNQANGAPFLHLQSNPQNLPVMAKESSQPCGSKALDLPAEKKAFSPASANPAVPSSSQKRTAPAPVVGWPPIRSFRRNLASSSSSKPINEPQNAVPSKPPTEKPAESFQKGLFVKINMDGVPIGRKVDLKAFDSYEKLSSAVDELFRGLLAAQKDSSAGGIPNGQEGEKGITGLLDGSGEYTLVYEDNEGDRMLVGDVPWHMFVSTVKRLRVLKSSELSSLRCGSKQEKITVDAGVAP; the protein is encoded by the exons ATGGAGGGAGGTCCAAACAAGCTTCTGCTGGATTTGATAGACAAAGACAGAGAATGGGCTATTCACAGAGATGGAGAGAGAAGCCACGGATCTTCAGAGGAGAAAAGCCTTGAGTTGAGGCTTGCTCCACCAGGGGAAGATTGGACCACAAGAAAAGGTTATTTCTCCAACAATACTATCCAAAACCTCAATACTTCCTCTGGAGCAAAGAGAGGATTCGCAGAGAATGGCTGGGTGATGAACAAAAATGGCAGCCATAGCCAAAACCACAAGTTCTCTTTCTCAGAAACCACAGGGTGGTCATCTTTGAATCAGGCAAATGGTGCTCCGTTTCTTCATCTCCAATCAAACCCACAAAACTTGCCTGTTATGGCCAAGGAATCATCACAGCCCTGTGGCTCTAAAGCCTTAGACTTGCCTGCAGAAAAGAAGGCATTTTCACCAGCTTCTGCCAATCCAGCTGTGCCCAGCAGTTCTCAGAAAAG AACTGCCCCTGCTCCAGTAGTGGGATGGCCTCCAATTCGATCATTTCGAAGGAATCTTGCAAGTAGCAGTTCATCCAAGCCTATCAATGAACCGCAAAACGCTGTCCCAAGCAAGCCTCCCACTGAAAAACCAGCTGAAAGCTTCCAGAAGGGTTTATTTGTGAAGATCAATATGGATGGAGTTCCCATTGGAAGGAAAGTGGATCTTAAAGCCTTTGACAGCTACGAAAAGCTCTCCTCTGCTGTTGATGAGCTCTTCAGAGGCCTACTTGCCG CTCAAAAAGATTCCTCAGCCGGTGGAATCCCGAACGGGCAAGAGGGCGAGAAAGGGATCACAGGATTGTTGGATGGAAGCGGGGAATATACCCTCGTTTACGAGGATAACGAAGGAGACAGGATGCTCGTCGGGGATGTGCCATGGCA CATGTTTGTGTCGACTGTGAAACGGCTGCGCGTGTTGAAGAGCTCGGAGCTCTCCTCGTTGCGCT